The following proteins come from a genomic window of Flavobacteriaceae bacterium MAR_2010_188:
- a CDS encoding DNA mismatch repair protein MutS2: MLKQSGIILVILQSRKGLEPMKKIHKKTLEDLEFYTVVEQLSKFAVTNLGKAKTLEIAPITDRDLLLKSLDLTNEYLASFYNDNRIPNHGFDEISRDLQLLKIENSSLETEGFRKISAITITSEGIIKFLKKFKDYYPELFAEFGNIETSKLIIEEIDSVVSRHGEIKDEASKELYNIRHSINDVRSKINSSFNHALTTYSSNDYLDDIKESVIENKRVLAVTAMHRRKVKGNIMGSSKTGSIVYIQPEATFLHARELNNLEFEEGEEISKILKQLTERVRPFRPLLREYQEFLVELDVIYSKAKYAQSVNAISPKINDEKRLFIRDAYHPLLYLNNKKKGLKTFPQTIELYPESRIIVISGPNAGGKSITLKTVGLLQLMLQSGMLVPVHEKSSMCFFSNVLSDIGDNQSIENHLSTYSYRLKQMNYFLKKCDKNSLFLIDEFGTGSDPELGGALAETFLEVFYEREAFGIITTHYSNLKVLANELPHMLNANMMFDEKSLEPIYKLGLGQPGSSFTFEVAQKNGIPFSLINKSKKKIEVGKVRFDATIAKLQKERSKLQKTEESLRVNEQKKMTETEKLEETNQKIQKKLESYQELYDNNQRLIYLGQKVEELGDNYLENKSKKQLMAELFKLIQIENSKKKKVSVKEKRQQKFEEKKLNSEANKKIAVIREKKQRESKKVKEVKPKPILKIGDRVRLLDGKAVGSINTIEKNKAVVNYGMFTTNVSMDQLELVEAVKK; encoded by the coding sequence ATGCTAAAACAATCAGGTATTATTTTAGTAATTTTGCAGTCCCGAAAGGGCTTAGAGCCAATGAAAAAAATCCATAAGAAAACATTAGAAGATCTAGAATTTTACACGGTCGTCGAGCAATTATCAAAATTCGCGGTTACAAATCTCGGTAAAGCAAAAACCCTTGAAATTGCTCCTATCACGGATCGTGACCTGCTCCTTAAAAGTTTAGACCTTACCAATGAGTATCTGGCATCTTTTTATAATGATAACAGAATCCCCAATCACGGATTCGATGAAATAAGCCGAGACCTTCAATTGCTTAAGATTGAAAATTCCTCTTTGGAGACCGAAGGTTTTAGAAAAATATCGGCTATAACCATAACTTCTGAGGGCATCATAAAATTCCTGAAAAAATTCAAGGACTATTATCCTGAACTGTTTGCGGAATTCGGAAATATAGAAACTTCAAAATTGATTATTGAAGAAATAGATTCGGTAGTCAGTAGGCACGGCGAAATTAAGGATGAAGCTTCAAAGGAACTTTACAACATCCGTCATTCTATCAACGACGTTAGGTCCAAAATCAATTCTAGTTTTAATCATGCGCTCACCACCTATTCCTCTAACGATTATCTCGATGACATAAAGGAATCCGTAATTGAAAATAAGCGGGTCCTTGCGGTTACTGCCATGCATCGACGAAAGGTGAAAGGTAATATTATGGGCAGTAGCAAAACCGGTAGTATTGTTTATATTCAACCGGAAGCAACCTTTCTTCACGCTCGGGAACTCAATAATCTGGAGTTTGAAGAAGGTGAAGAAATCTCCAAAATCCTTAAGCAACTTACTGAAAGGGTAAGACCATTTAGACCTCTGTTGCGAGAATATCAGGAGTTTTTGGTAGAGTTAGATGTCATTTATTCGAAAGCAAAGTATGCTCAGTCGGTAAATGCTATTTCACCAAAAATTAATGATGAAAAACGCTTATTTATACGTGATGCTTATCACCCTCTTCTCTATTTAAATAACAAGAAGAAAGGTTTAAAAACTTTTCCTCAAACGATTGAACTTTACCCGGAAAGCCGGATTATAGTAATTTCAGGCCCCAATGCTGGTGGAAAAAGTATCACCTTAAAAACGGTTGGCTTACTTCAACTTATGTTGCAAAGTGGGATGTTGGTTCCGGTTCATGAGAAAAGTTCTATGTGTTTCTTCAGCAATGTTCTCAGTGATATCGGGGATAATCAGTCCATTGAAAATCACCTGAGCACTTACAGTTATAGGTTAAAGCAGATGAATTATTTCTTAAAGAAATGTGATAAAAATTCATTATTTCTTATCGATGAATTTGGAACTGGTAGCGATCCAGAATTAGGTGGCGCCCTAGCAGAAACATTTCTCGAGGTTTTTTATGAACGAGAAGCCTTCGGAATTATAACCACCCATTATTCAAATTTAAAGGTTTTGGCCAACGAACTTCCGCATATGCTCAATGCAAATATGATGTTCGATGAAAAAAGTCTTGAACCAATTTATAAGTTAGGCTTAGGGCAACCCGGAAGCTCCTTTACTTTTGAAGTCGCACAGAAAAACGGAATTCCTTTTAGCTTAATCAACAAATCAAAAAAGAAAATCGAGGTCGGTAAAGTTCGCTTCGATGCCACGATCGCTAAACTTCAAAAGGAACGTTCAAAACTTCAAAAAACCGAAGAATCCCTTCGTGTTAATGAACAGAAGAAAATGACCGAAACCGAAAAGCTAGAAGAAACCAATCAAAAAATTCAAAAGAAATTAGAAAGCTACCAAGAACTCTACGATAATAATCAGCGATTGATTTATCTGGGACAAAAGGTTGAAGAACTTGGCGACAACTATCTTGAAAACAAAAGCAAGAAACAGTTGATGGCAGAGCTTTTTAAATTGATTCAGATTGAAAACTCCAAAAAGAAAAAAGTAAGCGTTAAGGAAAAAAGGCAGCAAAAATTTGAAGAGAAAAAACTCAATTCTGAAGCAAATAAGAAAATTGCAGTTATTCGGGAGAAAAAGCAGCGTGAAAGTAAAAAGGTAAAAGAAGTTAAGCCAAAACCTATTTTAAAAATTGGCGATAGAGTTAGATTACTAGACGGAAAAGCTGTCGGGAGTATCAATACTATAGAAAAAAATAAAGCTGTTGTTAATTATGGTATGTTTACGACTAATGTAAGCATGGACCAACTAGAGCTGGTTGAGGCCGTGAAAAAATAA
- a CDS encoding ABC-type nitrate/sulfonate/bicarbonate transport system, substrate-binding protein: MKTITIGGVPEHFNYPWYLTLKNKDYQKKDINLRWVDYHGGTGEMSRALRRGEIDMAVILAEGIIKDIIDGNPSKIVQIFVESPLLWGIHVAANSNYKDISELRNTKAAISRYGSGSHLMAFINAEKNGWDPYDDLNFEVIQNLDGAVKALTEGKADYFMWEKFTTKPLVDQHIFRRIGVFPTPWPCFVIAVNEKFLENNAQEVKHILETVNTQTIVFKDIENIDQVISERYDQRIEDVREWLKITEWSQRNLTEATAEEIQTALFDLNIINYKADYDQLVTNLE, translated from the coding sequence ATGAAAACAATTACCATTGGTGGTGTACCAGAACATTTTAATTATCCTTGGTACCTTACCTTGAAAAATAAAGATTACCAAAAAAAAGATATTAACCTAAGATGGGTAGATTATCACGGAGGTACAGGAGAAATGAGTAGAGCACTTCGCAGGGGAGAAATCGATATGGCGGTTATTCTTGCAGAAGGAATCATAAAAGATATCATTGACGGAAACCCTTCAAAGATTGTACAGATATTCGTCGAATCTCCGCTCTTGTGGGGAATTCATGTTGCTGCAAATTCTAATTACAAAGATATTTCAGAACTCCGAAATACAAAAGCCGCAATAAGTAGATATGGCTCTGGTTCTCATTTAATGGCTTTTATTAATGCTGAAAAAAATGGTTGGGATCCATATGATGATCTCAATTTTGAAGTTATTCAAAATCTAGATGGTGCCGTTAAGGCCTTGACGGAAGGAAAAGCTGATTATTTTATGTGGGAAAAATTCACCACCAAACCTTTGGTCGACCAACATATCTTTAGGAGAATCGGTGTCTTCCCTACTCCATGGCCGTGTTTTGTGATTGCTGTTAATGAAAAGTTTCTGGAAAATAATGCTCAGGAAGTTAAGCATATCTTAGAGACGGTAAACACTCAAACCATAGTTTTTAAGGATATTGAAAATATTGATCAAGTGATCTCCGAACGTTATGATCAGCGTATTGAAGATGTTCGCGAATGGTTAAAAATAACTGAATGGTCTCAGCGCAATCTTACCGAAGCTACCGCAGAAGAAATACAAACCGCACTGTTCGATTTAAATATCATAAACTACAAGGCAGATTATGATCAACTCGTTACAAACTTGGAATAG
- a CDS encoding lipid kinase, YegS/Rv2252/BmrU family → MEKNILLIVNPKAGSMDKSELIDTVSRIVEQRGYQLSIYETTGNDDKEEIKRRIKEREPWRILIAGGDGTINLVASILGDFDTTLGILPAGSANGLASNLHIPDELEQQIRIALGDKTYKIDHLNVNGETCLHISDLGLNAELIKNFEDSPIRGKFGYFLQSIPTLIDSKSPFTFNIEINGEKMVKTGILLAIANAKQYGTGANINPNGKMDDGKFEVLIFTSFDIPEIINTLYDKVDLESGFAECFTTDHVIITSDNPIPFQIDGEPKGDVNKVEGSIYPQKLQIAVP, encoded by the coding sequence ATGGAGAAGAACATTTTGCTGATTGTAAATCCAAAGGCAGGTTCGATGGATAAGAGTGAATTAATAGACACGGTTTCTAGAATCGTGGAACAACGTGGTTACCAACTATCTATATATGAAACTACTGGCAATGACGATAAGGAAGAAATAAAAAGACGGATAAAAGAGAGAGAACCTTGGAGGATTTTGATTGCCGGTGGTGATGGAACAATCAATCTCGTTGCATCCATTTTGGGAGACTTTGACACTACACTTGGCATTTTACCTGCTGGTTCTGCCAATGGTTTAGCTTCCAATTTACATATTCCGGATGAGTTAGAACAACAAATAAGGATTGCTCTGGGAGACAAAACTTACAAAATTGATCATCTTAATGTAAATGGTGAAACCTGTTTGCATATTTCGGATTTAGGGTTGAATGCCGAATTGATCAAAAATTTTGAAGATTCTCCTATTCGTGGAAAATTTGGTTATTTCCTTCAGTCAATCCCGACTCTAATTGACTCGAAATCGCCATTCACTTTCAACATTGAAATAAACGGTGAAAAGATGGTGAAAACGGGAATTTTACTGGCCATCGCAAATGCAAAGCAATACGGGACTGGTGCTAATATTAATCCCAACGGCAAAATGGATGACGGTAAATTTGAAGTTCTAATCTTTACTTCTTTCGATATTCCAGAAATCATTAATACCCTTTACGACAAAGTTGATTTAGAATCTGGTTTTGCTGAATGTTTTACGACCGATCACGTGATTATCACTTCGGATAATCCAATTCCATTTCAAATTGATGGGGAACCAAAAGGCGATGTAAACAAGGTTGAAGGGTCTATCTATCCACAGAAATTGCAGATTGCAGTTCCTTAA
- a CDS encoding Uracil-DNA glycosylase — MNVKIHPSWKQQLEEEFGKPYFNELTEFVRKEYTSHSCYPPGKAIFAALENCPLDEVKVVILGQDPYHGPGQANGLCFSVRDGISHPPSLINIFKEIEDDLGVPYPKSGNLERWSKQGVLLLNATLTVRASSAGSHQNKGWEQFTDAIIKIINKEKSGVVFLLWGGYAKKKTGLIDTSKHHVLTSGHPSPLSANRGYWFGNKHFSKTNSLLERDGQTAIRW, encoded by the coding sequence GTGAACGTTAAAATCCACCCAAGCTGGAAGCAACAACTAGAAGAAGAATTTGGTAAGCCATATTTTAATGAGCTAACGGAATTTGTTCGAAAAGAATATACTAGCCATAGCTGCTATCCGCCGGGGAAGGCAATTTTTGCAGCCTTAGAAAATTGTCCTTTAGATGAAGTTAAGGTGGTTATTTTAGGTCAAGATCCTTATCATGGTCCTGGGCAAGCCAATGGACTATGTTTCTCGGTAAGGGATGGTATTTCCCATCCACCTTCGTTAATAAATATATTTAAGGAAATCGAAGATGATTTAGGAGTTCCTTATCCAAAATCAGGAAACTTAGAACGATGGTCCAAACAAGGTGTGTTATTGTTGAATGCAACTTTGACGGTTCGTGCATCTTCTGCCGGTAGTCACCAAAATAAAGGTTGGGAACAATTTACCGATGCAATAATTAAAATAATAAATAAAGAAAAAAGTGGTGTGGTGTTTTTGCTGTGGGGAGGTTATGCTAAGAAAAAGACAGGATTGATTGACACATCAAAACATCATGTTCTAACATCGGGTCATCCATCGCCATTAAGTGCAAATAGAGGATATTGGTTTGGAAATAAACATTTTAGTAAAACTAACTCCCTGTTGGAGCGAGATGGGCAGACTGCAATTCGGTGGTAA
- a CDS encoding Predicted thiol-disulfide oxidoreductase YuxK, DCC family codes for MLKDLHDNKNLILFDGVCNLCNSSVQYVINHDKNDVFRFAPLQSEVGLEIIKKFNVDTNQTDSILLYSEEDGLTYKSTAALEIASKLTFPINLLSVFLIVPAFIRNGVYDFIAKNRYRWFGKKDHCMIPTPELNSKFLSQSTKD; via the coding sequence ATGCTGAAGGATTTACATGATAATAAGAACCTGATATTATTTGACGGAGTTTGTAATCTCTGTAATTCGTCAGTGCAATACGTTATTAATCACGACAAAAATGATGTTTTCCGCTTTGCTCCTCTTCAAAGTGAAGTTGGTCTAGAGATTATCAAAAAATTTAATGTGGATACAAATCAAACGGATTCCATTTTACTTTATTCTGAAGAAGACGGCTTAACTTACAAATCTACTGCTGCGCTAGAAATAGCTTCAAAACTTACATTTCCTATTAATTTGCTTTCAGTCTTTTTGATTGTGCCAGCATTTATCAGAAACGGTGTTTACGATTTTATCGCAAAAAATCGTTACCGCTGGTTTGGTAAAAAAGACCATTGCATGATTCCGACGCCAGAATTAAATTCAAAATTCTTATCTCAATCGACCAAAGATTAA